From the Lancefieldella sp. Marseille-Q7238 genome, one window contains:
- a CDS encoding SpaA isopeptide-forming pilin-related protein, with product MNIHAFTSFLIAPLRPQCELGKRRYAILLSWILPLFIGGLLVSQLCLLWTPRLVLAEEPETITVTERKDYPDGLRIPQWNGSNGAFLYCGDELNKRGANYGDTLTVMNPRDYHGLRTADGLHNGSYSEYQLKALDYILYHGARGDRSESPVYGIPADWQAREVTQFAIWGLLRGDPHLITTVLPEPGMSVAAERLCRDALAYADAGGGGPEEGSAKLLVPPAGRQVLLFMSTKADAPKGQLKLKKRSSLPHTLFQENELYSLEKAVYGIFSDKDCSAKVCEILTDSAGETNAVELPEGTYYIKEITPPAGHELNPNVSTVTVSSGAVSEVCCEDIPYGRHGLTIKKEDAALQNGPQGNASLKGAEFTVSYYANTEGTTEGQPQASWVFSTDEKGVAEFSEASKVGGDELPTRDDTSWLPLGTYTIQETKAPSGYMLPSNPVSVCVLSLESAVPTWKKLSDVGIASDIDSLTFKDTVNLGGIHITKQAHDPLYTDLHAPEVTQTPSLAGAEIEVINSSNHAILYQGIWIEPNTVVTTITTNDTGCAQVDGLPFGSYTLKEVKAPDGFALNTDWNPTVSVSENQVVVEAPVLVDARLCMATELATLDNSHEAVDEKDIELIDHISYEGLTPGQGYRANVTLYPAGQDPSPENKVASAHLDFTPEKAEGTVNVPITLSNDNLPDAVTAHDEIAHNGTKVASHTDKHSKSQTVHIVKQKSSSKKEMLPHTGTENFTIPVLALSGAGLLLFAFVSGRRLR from the coding sequence ATGAACATCCATGCTTTCACATCTTTCCTCATAGCGCCCTTGCGGCCGCAATGCGAGCTTGGTAAGCGCCGATATGCGATTCTTTTGTCGTGGATTCTTCCTCTTTTTATAGGAGGCCTGCTTGTATCACAGCTCTGTCTCCTTTGGACCCCGCGTCTGGTTCTTGCGGAGGAACCTGAAACTATTACTGTTACTGAACGCAAAGATTATCCCGATGGCCTTCGCATTCCTCAGTGGAACGGATCAAATGGAGCCTTTCTATATTGTGGGGACGAACTCAACAAAAGAGGAGCGAACTATGGAGATACGCTTACCGTAATGAATCCACGAGACTATCACGGCCTGAGAACGGCAGACGGTTTACATAACGGCTCATACAGCGAGTATCAACTGAAAGCACTTGACTACATTTTGTATCACGGAGCCCGGGGGGATAGGTCGGAATCTCCCGTATATGGCATTCCTGCTGATTGGCAAGCTCGTGAAGTAACTCAATTTGCCATCTGGGGTCTCTTGCGCGGAGATCCTCATCTCATAACAACGGTTCTCCCTGAACCGGGAATGTCTGTGGCCGCAGAAAGACTCTGTCGAGACGCTCTCGCATACGCGGATGCCGGCGGAGGTGGTCCGGAAGAGGGATCGGCAAAACTTCTCGTTCCTCCAGCTGGCCGGCAAGTCCTTCTCTTTATGTCTACCAAAGCCGATGCTCCCAAGGGTCAGCTGAAACTCAAGAAGCGCTCTTCTCTGCCTCATACGCTTTTCCAGGAAAACGAGCTGTATTCATTGGAGAAAGCCGTCTATGGAATCTTTTCCGATAAAGACTGCTCCGCCAAGGTTTGCGAGATACTAACCGACAGCGCCGGAGAAACCAATGCGGTAGAGCTTCCGGAAGGAACGTATTACATAAAGGAAATTACTCCTCCGGCAGGCCATGAACTGAATCCAAACGTCTCTACCGTTACTGTCAGCAGCGGCGCTGTTTCTGAGGTCTGCTGTGAGGATATTCCGTACGGTCGCCATGGCCTCACTATCAAGAAAGAAGACGCAGCGCTACAAAACGGCCCCCAGGGAAACGCCTCACTTAAAGGTGCGGAATTTACTGTTTCATACTACGCAAACACCGAAGGGACAACAGAAGGTCAGCCTCAAGCGTCTTGGGTTTTTTCAACTGACGAAAAGGGTGTGGCGGAATTTTCTGAAGCGTCAAAGGTAGGTGGAGACGAGCTACCAACACGTGACGACACATCTTGGCTCCCTCTGGGCACATATACCATTCAGGAAACTAAGGCTCCTTCCGGCTATATGCTTCCAAGCAACCCCGTCTCTGTCTGCGTGCTTTCCCTTGAATCTGCAGTTCCAACGTGGAAAAAACTAAGCGATGTCGGTATTGCTTCCGATATCGACTCCCTTACGTTCAAAGATACCGTTAACCTCGGCGGCATTCATATAACCAAACAAGCGCACGACCCTCTTTACACTGATTTGCATGCCCCTGAAGTCACTCAGACGCCTTCTCTTGCCGGAGCTGAAATCGAAGTTATCAACTCATCAAATCACGCCATTTTGTATCAAGGGATATGGATTGAGCCAAACACTGTGGTCACAACAATCACCACCAACGACACCGGTTGCGCTCAGGTTGACGGACTGCCTTTTGGGTCTTATACGCTTAAAGAGGTAAAGGCGCCGGATGGATTTGCTCTCAACACCGACTGGAATCCCACTGTTTCCGTGTCCGAAAATCAAGTCGTTGTAGAAGCTCCTGTGCTTGTTGACGCGCGACTCTGCATGGCCACCGAGCTAGCCACTCTCGACAACTCCCATGAGGCTGTAGACGAAAAGGATATTGAGCTTATAGATCACATCTCATATGAAGGACTTACGCCGGGACAGGGGTACAGAGCCAACGTCACCTTGTACCCAGCCGGACAAGACCCCTCTCCTGAAAACAAAGTGGCGTCCGCGCACCTTGATTTCACACCTGAGAAAGCCGAAGGAACCGTTAACGTGCCCATAACGCTGTCCAACGATAACCTCCCCGATGCTGTAACAGCTCATGATGAAATAGCACATAACGGAACAAAAGTTGCCTCTCACACCGATAAACATTCAAAATCTCAGACCGTCCATATCGTTAAGCAAAAGAGTTCCAGCAAAAAGGAGATGCTTCCTCATACGGGAACTGAAAACTTTACGATACCCGTGCTTGCTCTTTCGGGGGCAGGACTTCTTCTCTTCGCTTTTGTCTCAGGAAGACGCCTTCGTTAA
- a CDS encoding response regulator transcription factor: MASDKKRILVVEDEKVIRDAVSAYLERDNYVVRGVGDGQSAVEEFEKHAFDLVILDLMLPKLSGERVCRAIRDVSNVPIIMLTAKGEVEDRIIGLELGADDYLVKPFSPRELVARVRALFRRAHAETDPQTEVLVYGGLIIDVSGHKVFINGEEVDLTASEFKLLVTLARYPGRVYTRMELVERVLGYDFEGYERTIDSHIKNLRAKLDDDPRNPRWLFTVHGVGYRFEPSQSFHEDTDEK; this comes from the coding sequence ATGGCGTCAGATAAAAAGAGAATTTTGGTTGTCGAGGATGAAAAAGTCATTCGTGATGCCGTCTCCGCTTATCTGGAACGTGACAATTATGTTGTTCGCGGTGTCGGCGACGGCCAGAGTGCTGTTGAAGAATTTGAAAAACATGCATTTGACCTTGTAATACTTGACCTCATGTTGCCCAAACTCTCCGGTGAAAGGGTATGCCGTGCTATCCGGGATGTCTCTAATGTACCGATTATTATGCTGACCGCGAAGGGCGAGGTTGAAGACCGCATTATCGGCCTTGAGCTTGGCGCGGATGACTATCTCGTAAAGCCCTTCTCGCCCCGTGAATTGGTTGCTCGTGTACGCGCACTGTTTCGGCGTGCCCATGCGGAGACAGACCCTCAGACTGAAGTACTCGTGTACGGCGGATTGATTATTGATGTATCGGGCCATAAGGTTTTTATCAACGGTGAAGAAGTCGATCTTACCGCCTCTGAGTTTAAGCTGCTGGTGACGCTTGCTCGATATCCCGGACGTGTTTATACGCGCATGGAGCTTGTCGAGAGGGTTTTAGGGTATGACTTTGAAGGCTATGAACGCACTATTGATTCTCACATAAAGAATCTTCGTGCTAAGCTTGATGACGATCCGCGTAACCCCCGGTGGCTGTTTACTGTGCATGGAGTCGGGTATCGCTTTGAGCCTTCGCAAAGCTTCCATGAAGATACGGATGAAAAGTAA
- a CDS encoding Tat pathway signal protein, which produces MLSHKRVGHAKAAEDTQSAVKDATKNAAANAATSLSASSAKGFATGAITRRGLFRTTAATGIAAAVMGIASGCHHSANEGAGKALEISEDAATKVLDAYASKDYTSEPAQSYTLALGSVLRPAEGDWIPLTSAGTTATPMVVASALSLASGSVVEVVAQTQMNATTAVIYDVGCSDALYAWVELDTSTRDWTLYVSGFSEGKLTDSAVTLYQGSHDYDPASFVVSGKTIVWIVEPALSGSKTAEKSYCYVWSLGDKESVSAVESNGRFATAPSISNGVVVLTPRVQSGSAFFYGVVAYQLSDNLKTKLDQITMPQSVKPYFATRIGDKFLISVEKSYDSGGLLGKMGTYILPSSGEGVLCIDREPLAGLAGKEGLYIVKIRASYVLVDTVQQACSWLYATDRSLDYGEFPAREGECSSFVTFSTTKNPDSGYPASVTVRHFPL; this is translated from the coding sequence GTGTTGAGTCACAAAAGGGTTGGACACGCCAAAGCTGCTGAAGATACCCAAAGCGCTGTCAAAGACGCTACTAAAAACGCCGCCGCAAACGCTGCCACAAGTCTCTCCGCAAGTTCGGCAAAGGGTTTTGCGACAGGCGCTATAACGCGTCGCGGTCTTTTCCGAACAACCGCTGCGACAGGCATTGCCGCGGCTGTTATGGGCATTGCTTCAGGATGCCACCACAGCGCCAACGAAGGCGCTGGTAAAGCGCTTGAAATCAGTGAAGACGCTGCAACTAAAGTACTGGACGCCTACGCGTCAAAGGACTATACGTCCGAACCGGCGCAGTCATACACGCTTGCGCTTGGAAGCGTTTTGCGTCCGGCAGAAGGGGATTGGATTCCTCTTACTTCTGCCGGTACAACAGCGACGCCTATGGTAGTCGCTTCAGCGTTGTCACTTGCTTCGGGGTCAGTTGTTGAGGTTGTTGCACAGACGCAGATGAACGCTACAACCGCGGTCATATACGACGTTGGCTGTTCGGATGCGCTGTACGCCTGGGTTGAGTTGGATACGTCTACCCGCGACTGGACGCTGTATGTTTCCGGGTTTTCAGAGGGAAAACTTACTGACAGCGCGGTGACCCTCTATCAAGGATCTCACGACTACGATCCGGCATCGTTTGTCGTTTCCGGCAAGACAATCGTGTGGATTGTTGAGCCGGCTCTCAGTGGCTCGAAAACCGCTGAAAAATCCTATTGTTATGTATGGAGTCTGGGAGACAAAGAAAGCGTCAGTGCGGTAGAGTCAAATGGCCGCTTCGCTACAGCTCCTTCTATATCAAACGGCGTCGTGGTACTCACGCCGCGCGTGCAGTCAGGTTCCGCCTTCTTCTACGGAGTTGTCGCGTATCAGCTAAGCGATAATCTTAAGACAAAGCTTGACCAGATTACGATGCCCCAGTCGGTCAAACCATATTTTGCAACACGGATTGGCGACAAGTTCCTCATATCTGTTGAGAAGAGTTATGATTCCGGAGGACTCTTAGGAAAGATGGGCACATATATTCTTCCCTCGAGTGGGGAAGGAGTTCTTTGCATTGACAGGGAACCTCTTGCTGGATTAGCCGGAAAGGAAGGGCTTTATATTGTTAAGATCCGTGCGTCATATGTGTTGGTAGATACAGTTCAACAGGCATGTAGCTGGCTCTATGCAACAGACAGAAGTTTAGACTACGGTGAGTTCCCGGCTCGTGAGGGAGAATGCTCGTCGTTCGTGACGTTCTCAACAACGAAGAATCCTGATTCCGGATATCCCGCGTCTGTTACGGTCCGACATTTTCCGCTGTAG
- a CDS encoding aminopeptidase: MTPIPMTDQEAKIALDGLSKQIDLYAELLVKKGCALKVGQQLAVMAPIQTADFARRVQRAAYAAGAKFVTVIWTDAESSRITFDNVSVEDLSVVPAWQKEQLDGLAKEGAAFLFLEGQDPEVMKGVDPQKPAASSRARNTQCKAFREGMDFGRNVWCIAGVPIRPWAHEVFPNLSEAEALYRLWVAILDVARASGEDPESAWETHNATFEKTKRFLNSHRFDALRYQSENGTNLVVGMNKAHLWEGGAARTVDGTAFFPNIPTEEVFTSPDRLRVDGVVYSALPLIHAGQIVKNFWFRFEKGKVVEYDAEQGKDVLKSIVETDEHASYLGECALISKNTPIRQSGILFYDTLYDENASCHLALGTGFPECLEGGLEMDSKALLAHGINQSATHVDFMIGSDDMNIWGVDKDGKETPIFVNGQWAWE, encoded by the coding sequence ATGACTCCGATTCCCATGACCGACCAGGAAGCAAAAATTGCCCTCGATGGACTATCAAAGCAAATCGATTTATATGCGGAATTGCTTGTCAAAAAAGGGTGCGCGCTCAAAGTAGGTCAGCAGCTTGCCGTGATGGCTCCAATTCAGACAGCAGATTTTGCCAGGCGCGTACAGCGTGCGGCATATGCGGCTGGAGCGAAATTCGTAACGGTTATCTGGACGGACGCGGAGTCTTCTCGCATTACATTTGACAATGTTAGCGTTGAGGATCTTTCGGTCGTACCGGCGTGGCAAAAGGAGCAGCTTGACGGCTTAGCGAAGGAAGGAGCCGCTTTTCTGTTCTTAGAGGGACAGGATCCCGAGGTGATGAAGGGGGTTGACCCGCAGAAACCCGCCGCGTCTTCTCGTGCCCGCAATACGCAGTGCAAAGCGTTCCGGGAAGGCATGGATTTTGGACGCAACGTCTGGTGCATTGCCGGTGTGCCGATACGCCCATGGGCGCATGAGGTATTTCCCAATCTTTCCGAGGCAGAAGCGCTCTATCGTCTATGGGTCGCTATCCTGGATGTTGCGCGCGCAAGCGGCGAGGATCCGGAAAGCGCCTGGGAGACCCATAACGCTACTTTTGAAAAGACGAAACGATTCCTCAATTCACACCGCTTTGACGCGCTTCGGTACCAGTCTGAAAACGGCACAAACCTAGTTGTTGGCATGAATAAAGCGCACCTCTGGGAGGGAGGTGCCGCCAGAACCGTTGATGGCACCGCGTTTTTCCCTAATATCCCCACAGAAGAAGTCTTTACCAGCCCCGATAGACTTCGTGTTGACGGAGTGGTGTATTCAGCGCTTCCGCTTATACACGCGGGACAGATTGTTAAGAACTTTTGGTTCCGGTTTGAAAAGGGCAAAGTCGTAGAGTATGACGCTGAACAAGGAAAAGACGTACTGAAATCCATCGTAGAAACGGACGAGCACGCTTCGTATCTCGGAGAATGTGCACTGATTTCAAAAAACACACCTATCCGTCAGAGCGGCATTCTCTTTTACGATACGCTGTACGATGAGAACGCTAGCTGCCATTTGGCGCTCGGCACAGGTTTTCCTGAGTGCCTTGAAGGAGGGCTGGAGATGGACTCCAAAGCTCTTCTCGCCCACGGCATCAATCAGAGCGCTACACATGTTGATTTCATGATCGGATCTGACGACATGAACATCTGGGGCGTGGATAAAGATGGAAAAGAAACACCAATCTTTGTAAATGGGCAGTGGGCGTGGGAGTAA
- the purB gene encoding adenylosuccinate lyase — translation MIDRYTGKKMGHIFSLENKYAIWQEIEVLACEAQAELGNIGITREGAAWIRSHANFDRVEVDEIEAVANHDVIAFLTNMGAYIDAEVPEGSPKPSRWVHYGMTSTDLGDTALCYQLTQACDVLIDRVRRCAEICKRRAFEERDTLCVGRTHGIHAEPMTFGMKFGSWAWELKRDLDRLKDARKNVAYGAISGAVGTYSSIDPFVEEYVCKRLGLAHDPLSTQVISRDHHAYVAGVLATVAATCERIATEMRALQKTDTLEAEEPFRKGQKGSSAMPHKRNPITAEKICGLSRVVKANAQVAFDNVALWHERDISHSSAERVAQADSFIALDHMLSKLECLLDGMVLYPEQMKFNLNKTRGMLFSSKVLLALVNTGMSREEAYAVVQSNAMQVWSDIQQCREGMTFRERLEADPACTLSAEELDRIFDPRSFLTRSDILFDRLEQLNLD, via the coding sequence GTGATTGATCGCTATACCGGCAAAAAAATGGGTCATATTTTTTCGCTTGAAAATAAGTATGCCATTTGGCAGGAGATTGAAGTTCTCGCCTGTGAAGCCCAGGCTGAGTTAGGCAACATTGGTATTACACGCGAAGGAGCCGCGTGGATTCGCTCGCACGCGAACTTCGACCGCGTGGAAGTTGACGAAATCGAAGCGGTCGCCAATCACGATGTCATCGCATTTCTCACCAACATGGGCGCCTACATTGACGCTGAAGTTCCTGAGGGCAGTCCAAAGCCCAGCCGGTGGGTTCATTACGGCATGACCTCGACCGATCTTGGTGATACGGCTCTTTGTTATCAGCTTACGCAGGCCTGTGACGTTCTGATTGATCGAGTGCGCCGCTGCGCGGAGATTTGTAAACGTCGCGCCTTTGAGGAGCGAGACACGCTCTGCGTGGGACGTACCCACGGTATTCATGCGGAGCCTATGACGTTCGGCATGAAATTTGGCAGTTGGGCGTGGGAACTCAAACGAGATCTTGATCGCTTAAAAGACGCACGCAAAAACGTTGCCTATGGCGCTATTTCCGGAGCGGTCGGCACGTATTCTTCGATTGATCCCTTTGTCGAGGAGTACGTATGCAAGCGGCTTGGACTTGCCCACGATCCGCTTTCTACGCAGGTCATTTCCCGTGACCATCACGCGTATGTGGCGGGTGTTCTCGCTACGGTTGCCGCAACATGTGAGCGCATCGCAACCGAAATGCGAGCCTTACAAAAAACGGATACCCTTGAGGCGGAAGAGCCTTTCCGCAAGGGGCAAAAAGGCTCGTCAGCAATGCCGCATAAGCGAAATCCCATTACTGCCGAGAAAATCTGCGGGTTGTCGCGTGTGGTTAAGGCCAACGCTCAGGTTGCTTTTGATAACGTAGCGCTTTGGCACGAGCGCGACATCTCACACTCGTCAGCTGAGCGTGTCGCGCAGGCAGACAGCTTCATTGCGCTCGACCATATGCTTTCAAAGCTTGAATGCCTGTTGGACGGCATGGTGCTCTATCCCGAGCAGATGAAATTCAATCTTAACAAGACGCGCGGCATGCTTTTCTCGTCTAAGGTTCTTCTCGCGCTTGTGAATACCGGCATGAGCCGCGAAGAGGCTTATGCGGTTGTTCAGTCAAATGCCATGCAGGTGTGGAGTGATATTCAGCAATGCAGAGAAGGAATGACGTTTCGTGAGCGTCTTGAGGCAGACCCAGCGTGTACGCTGAGCGCCGAAGAGCTTGACCGCATTTTTGATCCCCGCTCGTTTTTGACCCGCTCCGACATTCTCTTTGACCGCCTTGAACAGCTTAACCTTGACTAA